From the genome of Papaver somniferum cultivar HN1 chromosome 2, ASM357369v1, whole genome shotgun sequence, one region includes:
- the LOC113351240 gene encoding uncharacterized protein LOC113351240, with translation MMKTRRDGGRRQLDEAIEESGKTPFARRIQLARVPPKCNLPVFTNIFDGSTCAIHHIRAYSRSLLQWEENDAVVCKYFPTSLTGESLQWFEGLPVGTIRSFHHLQNIFLGQYISNNMLRPGIEKVFSLHRRINESLRSLTMHWRSMCSEMVGRVDERNLILDFINALFPTDLLYIQIFRTKDTITMAELCNFQEEYIAVEENKEKWSLTQL, from the coding sequence ATGATGAAGACGCGAAGAGATGGTGGTAGGCGACagttggatgaagcaatagaagaatcgGGGAAAACACCATTCGCAAGACGGATACAACTCGCAAGAGTACCACCTAAATGTAACCTACCTGTATTCACTAACATATTTGATGGAAGCACATGCGCAATACATCATATTAGGGCATATAGTCGATCCTTATTACAGTGGGAGGAAAACGACGCGGTGGTATGTAAGTATTTCCCGACGAGTCTAACAGGAGAATCTTTGCAATGGTTTGAAGGACTGCCAGTGGGAACCATTAGATCATTTCATCATTTACAAAACATCTTCCTAGGACAGTACATCAGCAATAACATGTTACGCCCAGGGATTGAAAAGGTGTTCAGCTTACACAGAAGGATCAATGAGAGCTTACGCAGTTTAACAATGCATTGGAGGAGCATGTGCAGTGAAATGGTTGGACGAGTAGATGAGCGAAACCTTATACTAGATTTTATCAATGCACTTTTTCCTACAGATTTATTGTATATACAGATCTTCAGGACAAAAGATACAATAACCATGGCGGAGTTGTGCAATTTCCAAGAAGAATACATAGCTGTTGAAGAAAACAAAGAGAAATGGAGTCTTACCCAGTTGTGA